In the Bacteroidota bacterium genome, ATAACACCATCACCTGTTGCAGTTAATTCAGTTGCAGAACCAATACAAACTACATCAGCAGGATCAATTGATGCCATTGTGCTTTCAATCATTTCTACAACAATAGTATCAGTATAAATATCACCACATTCACGTTCAACAAAACAATAATATGTACCGGGTTCAGTAATCGTAATCGCATTTGTTGTTTCACCACTCGACCAGTTATAAGCTGTTCCAATTGGAGAAACACTTAATTCAACAACTTCGCTTGCACAAATTGTTAAAACACCTGTTTCTAATTCAGAACCACCTGTTGAATTAATATTTAATTCAGTTAAAACTTCAGGTTGTTCAGTTAACGTAATTGGAACTGCAATTACGTTATTGTTATCACTTTCTTCAATATAATTTCCGTTAGGGTCAATTTCAACAACAATATAATAATCGCCGTTACAAACACCTTCTGGTAATACGATTTCCATACCATCAAGGTAGTAATCATAAATATCTAAATAACCAACAGAAATACCCTGATTGGTAATAGCGCAATTATATCCGCCACCACCTAAACCGTAATTTTCAATAGTATTTGTTACAACAGTACCATCATCTTCACGACAATAACCGTAGTTACTTGGAGAAGCACAGTTGGCCAAATCCATTAAACAAAATCCCATTTTAGTACCGTAACCAAGTATCGGCCATTCGGTAGGATCTTCTACACCATCAATTGGTTTACGTAAAGTATAAACACCCCAGTTGTCAGTATGGAAGTGACCGTGGTCAGGGTGGTAAGTCATTGTTCCCGCAGCTTTTTCCCAATTGGTCATTGTTTCACCGCTTTTATGATAAATGCGCTGATTAATAATCTGTTTTGGAGCAGAACCGTCGTCACATAAACTTAATCCGCCCGGACTGTAAATCGTATCGCCACCACATACATAATAGTCGGTTGCTACAACGCGCAACGGGCCGTGGCCGATGTTTGGCGTACCAACACCCAACAAAATCTGACCAGGGTTTTCAACCGTGTTTTCAGGTTCTGCAAGATGGTCGTAAGAAGCTGTCATGTCAGGTAATAAATCGCAATCATTTGTTCCGTCGAGACAGTGACAATCCGTTGCATTGGTTACGGTGCACTGATTGTAAGCTACAAATGGCGCCGCAGCCATAAAAAGGAGTAATAATTTTTTCATATTAATTAGTTGATGAGGTTAATGCCTTTTTGAAAGGTGACGAAAGTTAACAATATTTTAAATATGTCCCAAAAACCTACAGGTTTATGAGATTATTATGGCAATTATTTTATTAAATAAGATGTCACAAAATGGCAATTTATTTGCAAAAAAGCCGGCTCGCCCATCTTCACAAAAAGGCATAAAAAAACCCCGGCAACTTTCGCTGCCGGGGTTGGTTGTAATGTTTTATTTAATTTCCCAGGTTTCTGAACCACGAATCAGTTTATCTAAATCGCCTTCACCTTTTCCTAAGGCAGCGTTTAACTGTTCGTTCATCAAATCCTCATAAGTAGCACGTTTGTCGGTAGCATAAAATACGCCGAACGGACGAGGTAAATGACCGTCAATAGCAGGGTTATCAAAAATTCGCGCTAAAATTTGCGCTTTATAAATATCAGTTTCATCGTGAATCCACAAATCATCTTTCGTATAACCGGCATTCAAATCTACGGCAACAGGTGTAAATCCGTCTAATTTAATACCCCAGTTATCGGTTTCGCCAAATACTAATGGCTGACCGTGACGCACAAATAAATCGTTTGTTTTTTTGTTCGCTTTTTCAGTAAATACCTCAAATGCACCATCATTAAAAATGTTACAGTTTTGGTAGATTTCTAAAAACGATGTGCCTTTATGTGCATTAGCACGAATTAACGATTCCTGTAAATGTGCAGGGTCGCGATCCATACTTCTTGCAACAAATGTTGCATCAGCACCAAGTGCTAAAGCAGCAGGATTAAACGGATGATCAACCGAACCCATTGGTGTTGATTTCGCAACTTTTCCTAATGGTGATGTTGGTGAATATTGTCCTTTTGTTAATCCGTAAATTTCATTGTTGAACAATAAAACGTTCACGTTAAAATTTCTGCGTAATAAGTGAATCATGTGATTACCACCAATTGATAAACCATCACCGTCACCTGTAACAATCCAAACACTTAAATCAGGACGCGCAGCCTTTAATCCGGACGCAACTGCAGTAGCGCGACCGTGAATACTGTGCATTCCAAATGTATTGGTATAATAAGGAAAACGCGAAGAACAACCGATACCCGATACTACAACAATATTCTCACGCGGAATACCCAATTGTGGTAACACAGTATGCACCTGTTTTAAAATAGAATAATCTCCACAACCGGGACACCACCTAACTTCCTGGTCAGTCGCAAAATCTTTCGCCGTTAATTGAATCGTTTCGCTCATAATATTTTTTTATTTTTTTCCATTCACCGAAGTGAATATTTTTAATTTAATTTTTTTTAATCAATTTGCTGTTGTATCAAAATGAACTTTAAAAATTCTCATTCCATCTAACCTCAAAACCGGCTGTTTAATCAGCACATTAGCACATTAGCACATCAGCACATCAGCACATTATCACATTAACTCCATAATCGCCTCAATCAACTCACCACTCGTAATCGGTGTTCCTTTAATTTTATTGTACGGAATAGCAGGTATCATATATTTATCTCTTAATACCTTCACTAATTGTCCGTTGTTAATTTCAGGAACAATTACTTTATCGTAGCTGAATAAAATTTCACCTAAATTTTTAGGGAAAGGTTTTAAATAACGAATATGTGCGTGCGCAACTTCATAACCATCGGCTAATAAATGGTTAACAGCACTTTGAATTGAGCCGTAAGTTGAACCCCATCCAACAACTAAAACTTTTCCTTTTGAAGGACCACTCTCAATTGTTTGTAATGGAATATAATCAGCAATACGTTCAACTTTTTCTTCGCGCAATTTCACCATAAATTCATGGTTATCGGCGTCGTATGAAATGTTACCTGTTTCATTTGCTTTTTCTAAACCACCAATGCGGTGTTCCAAACCTTTGGTGCCCGGAATTGCCCAAGGGCGACTTAGTTTTTCATCGCGTTTGTATGGTAAATATGGCGAACCATCTTCAATCGGTTTAGCAAATTCCACTTTTATTTCAGGAAGGTCTGCCGATTTCGGGAATTTCCAAGGTTCAGCACCATTGGCAATATAACCATCGCTCAACATCATAACCGGAGTCATGTGTTGTAAGGCTATGCGGCACGATTCAAATGCAACATCAAATGCATCACTCGGACGAGCAGCAGCAATAACCGGCATCGGACATTCGCCGTTTCTGCCGTATAATGCCTGTAACAAATCGGCTTGTTCTGTCTTGGTAGGCATACCGGTTGACGGACCTGCGCGCTGAATATTCACAACCACCAACGGCATTTCCAGCATTACTGCAAGACCCATCGCTTCACCTTTAAGGGCAACACCCGGACCTGAAGTAGTAGTTAATGCAAGGTGACCACCAAAAGCGGCGCCTATTGATGAACAAATGGCAGCAATTTCATCTTCTGCCTGAAAAGTGCGCACACCAAAGTTTTTATTCGCAGCAAGGGCATGTAAAATGTCCGATGCCGGCGTAATAGGGTATGAGCCTAAAAACAATGGTAATCCGCATTTTTTACTGGCGGCAACAAAACCCATGGCGGCAGCCTCATTACCCATTATACTGCGGTAAGTGCCCGGATCCAGTTTTGCAGCTTCCACTTTATAACGAGAAGCAAAAACTTCAACGGTATCAGCATAGTTATAACCGGCTTTCAGTGCGCGCACGTTGGCTTCCAGCACATCCGGTTTTTTACTGAATTTCGATGTTAAAAATCGTTCAGTCGATTCAAGTGTGCGGCTATACATATAGTATAAAAAGCCGAGCACAAACATATTTTTACAACGATCCTTCTCCTTCACACCCATCGTGATATCGGAGAGGGCTTCGCGGGTAAGTTTCGTAACGTCAATTTTAATAACCTGATAGCCATCCAGTGTACCATCTTCCAGCGGATTGGTTTCCGCATTGGCGAGGCGCATGTTTCTTGAGTCAAAACCATCTGTATTGGCTATTACAATAGCGCCTTTTTTCAGTGCGTATAAGTTCACCTTTAAAGCGGCTACGTTCATGGCAACCAGCACATCACAGGCATCGCCCGGCGTGTAAATTTTGCGGCTGCCAAAGTGTAACTGAAAACCCGAAACACCCGGCAAAGTACCTATTGGTGCACGAATTTCGGCAGGAAAGTCAGGAAATGTGGCCAAATCGGCCCCTAAAAGTGCAGTGTTAGTTGTAAACTGCCCACCGGTAAGCTGCATACCGTCACCACTATCGCCGGCAAATTTGATGACTACATCTTCAAGCGTTGTAATATTCATATTTAATTTCAATTGTTTCGGTGGCCATATCGCCAACCGCTTCGGGGCGCTAAGTTAAGGAATTGTGGTAACAAAAATGGTGATTAAATAAAAGGAAAAACACAGGCAACTAAAGGCAATTTGGGGGCATGCCGCAGTGCCTTTTTCCTCCGAAGCAAACATCCTGCTGCGGCACCGCGCTTTACGCTCCAAATCCTCTCCCGCAGAAAAAGCGGGATGCGGGTTTTCCGCTGCAATCGCTTGCCCGGGGTTTTGAGGTCTTTTTTTCGTTTTTCGGCGACTGCAAATTTGTCAGAGTCCCTAAAACCTTCCAGGTTTAAACCTGGAAGGTTTTAGGGACTCAAAAAGTAGCATTAATAAATATAGCTTAACCGCTTACACTTTTGTTACAATTATATTTTGGATTTAAAATCGAAAATTTAAAGGGCAAAAGTGCATGAAAAAACCTTCCTGTAAATTTGTCAGATTTGTTTTTTTGATTTTTGCTG is a window encoding:
- a CDS encoding 2-oxoacid:ferredoxin oxidoreductase subunit beta, producing the protein MSETIQLTAKDFATDQEVRWCPGCGDYSILKQVHTVLPQLGIPRENIVVVSGIGCSSRFPYYTNTFGMHSIHGRATAVASGLKAARPDLSVWIVTGDGDGLSIGGNHMIHLLRRNFNVNVLLFNNEIYGLTKGQYSPTSPLGKVAKSTPMGSVDHPFNPAALALGADATFVARSMDRDPAHLQESLIRANAHKGTSFLEIYQNCNIFNDGAFEVFTEKANKKTNDLFVRHGQPLVFGETDNWGIKLDGFTPVAVDLNAGYTKDDLWIHDETDIYKAQILARIFDNPAIDGHLPRPFGVFYATDKRATYEDLMNEQLNAALGKGEGDLDKLIRGSETWEIK
- a CDS encoding T9SS type A sorting domain-containing protein → MKKLLLLFMAAAPFVAYNQCTVTNATDCHCLDGTNDCDLLPDMTASYDHLAEPENTVENPGQILLGVGTPNIGHGPLRVVATDYYVCGGDTIYSPGGLSLCDDGSAPKQIINQRIYHKSGETMTNWEKAAGTMTYHPDHGHFHTDNWGVYTLRKPIDGVEDPTEWPILGYGTKMGFCLMDLANCASPSNYGYCREDDGTVVTNTIENYGLGGGGYNCAITNQGISVGYLDIYDYYLDGMEIVLPEGVCNGDYYIVVEIDPNGNYIEESDNNNVIAVPITLTEQPEVLTELNINSTGGSELETGVLTICASEVVELSVSPIGTAYNWSSGETTNAITITEPGTYYCFVERECGDIYTDTIVVEMIESTMASIDPADVVCIGSATELTATGDGVINWYNAPVGGTLLGTGSTLTTAALFENTSFYAENVTEITSAIDTYVGQPNHEGSDYSTGSPYNGYEVFDVLEDFTLESVKVYTDYPGDRTIEVRNAAGTVVNSLTVNIPSGTTVIDLGFDIPVGSNYRLGTSDATNTATFGDISPKLKRSTAGTSYPYNVDGLVSITNSSFDESRWYYFYDWHVTGNSIFACPSVRSGVEVEVKVCSSIGEISSLNSFEVYPNPSEGMFTVELNTAPVDAVDIIVTNITGQQVYSKNISNANGVIAVPVDLSNQSSGVYMVKVSCNGHVVSSNVVVE
- a CDS encoding 2-oxoacid:acceptor oxidoreductase subunit alpha; its protein translation is MNITTLEDVVIKFAGDSGDGMQLTGGQFTTNTALLGADLATFPDFPAEIRAPIGTLPGVSGFQLHFGSRKIYTPGDACDVLVAMNVAALKVNLYALKKGAIVIANTDGFDSRNMRLANAETNPLEDGTLDGYQVIKIDVTKLTREALSDITMGVKEKDRCKNMFVLGFLYYMYSRTLESTERFLTSKFSKKPDVLEANVRALKAGYNYADTVEVFASRYKVEAAKLDPGTYRSIMGNEAAAMGFVAASKKCGLPLFLGSYPITPASDILHALAANKNFGVRTFQAEDEIAAICSSIGAAFGGHLALTTTSGPGVALKGEAMGLAVMLEMPLVVVNIQRAGPSTGMPTKTEQADLLQALYGRNGECPMPVIAAARPSDAFDVAFESCRIALQHMTPVMMLSDGYIANGAEPWKFPKSADLPEIKVEFAKPIEDGSPYLPYKRDEKLSRPWAIPGTKGLEHRIGGLEKANETGNISYDADNHEFMVKLREEKVERIADYIPLQTIESGPSKGKVLVVGWGSTYGSIQSAVNHLLADGYEVAHAHIRYLKPFPKNLGEILFSYDKVIVPEINNGQLVKVLRDKYMIPAIPYNKIKGTPITSGELIEAIMELM